In the Streptomyces sp. f51 genome, one interval contains:
- a CDS encoding class F sortase, protein MAARSSSPADPADPADPANPAETPTTSPERSFRRRATWVVWCAGIAVLVATNVLHRQDEPSGPSPTAPAAAAPGHARVPVSSASPSNDRPAARHLPRAEPTRLLIPKISVDAPFTELSLDSTGKLQPPPANDTNLVGWYANGVSPGEAGAAIIAGHVDTKTSAAVFAGLGDLKKGDKFSVERSDGRTASFVVDSAETFAKDAFPDDRVYADTPDAEVRLITCAGTYDRTVKDYTDNLVVFAHLV, encoded by the coding sequence ATGGCAGCCCGGTCGTCCTCTCCCGCCGATCCCGCCGATCCCGCCGATCCCGCCAATCCCGCCGAGACCCCCACGACGTCACCCGAGCGGTCCTTCCGGCGCCGCGCGACCTGGGTCGTGTGGTGCGCCGGCATCGCGGTCCTGGTGGCCACCAACGTGCTCCACCGCCAGGACGAACCTTCAGGTCCCTCCCCCACCGCCCCCGCGGCGGCCGCTCCCGGGCACGCGCGCGTGCCCGTGTCCTCGGCCTCGCCCTCGAACGACCGCCCGGCGGCGCGGCACCTCCCGCGCGCCGAGCCGACCCGGCTGCTCATTCCGAAGATCTCGGTGGACGCGCCCTTCACCGAACTCTCCCTGGACTCCACGGGCAAGCTCCAGCCCCCGCCCGCGAACGACACGAACCTGGTCGGCTGGTACGCCAACGGCGTCTCACCCGGTGAGGCGGGCGCGGCGATCATCGCCGGACACGTCGACACGAAGACCTCCGCCGCCGTGTTCGCCGGTCTCGGCGATCTGAAGAAGGGCGACAAGTTCAGCGTCGAGCGGTCCGACGGCCGGACCGCCTCCTTCGTCGTCGACAGCGCGGAGACCTTCGCGAAGGACGCGTTCCCCGACGACCGGGTGTACGCCGACACTCCCGACGCCGAGGTCCGTCTCATCACCTGCGCCGGCACCTACGACCGTACGGTCAAGGACTACACCGACAACCTGGTGGTCTTCGCCCACCTCGTCTGA
- a CDS encoding potassium-transporting ATPase subunit C, whose translation MNNSVTNTARLLWAGLRALLVLTLVTGVIYPLAVTGVAQGLFNGKANGSEIKADGKVVGSSLIGQSYDLPLKKGQETADPDLKWFQGRPANGLGTNGVNTQYELLLSGATNLAADSEVLAKQVEAANAAVVRDNSVPGHPVRPSDVPADAVTSSGSGLDPDISPRYADLQVRRVAEKNGLTVAAVRKLVEEHTEGRTLGFIGEPRVGVLGLNIALKALAAKG comes from the coding sequence ATGAACAACTCGGTTACGAACACCGCCCGGTTGCTGTGGGCCGGACTGCGCGCGCTTCTCGTGCTCACCCTGGTGACGGGCGTGATCTACCCGCTCGCCGTCACAGGGGTGGCGCAGGGGCTGTTCAACGGCAAGGCGAACGGCTCCGAGATCAAGGCGGACGGCAAGGTCGTCGGCTCCTCCCTCATCGGGCAGTCGTACGACCTGCCGCTGAAGAAGGGACAGGAGACCGCCGACCCGGACCTGAAGTGGTTCCAGGGCCGTCCGGCGAACGGCCTGGGGACCAACGGCGTCAACACGCAGTACGAGCTGCTTCTGTCCGGCGCCACCAACCTCGCCGCCGACAGCGAGGTCCTGGCCAAGCAGGTCGAGGCCGCCAACGCCGCCGTCGTCCGGGACAACTCGGTCCCCGGCCACCCGGTCAGGCCCTCGGACGTGCCCGCCGACGCCGTCACCTCCTCCGGCTCCGGCCTCGACCCGGACATCTCCCCGCGGTACGCGGACCTCCAGGTGCGCCGGGTCGCCGAGAAGAACGGTCTGACGGTGGCGGCGGTACGGAAGCTGGTCGAGGAGCACACCGAGGGCCGGACCCTCGGCTTCATCGGCGAACCGCGGGTCGGCGTCCTCGGACTCAACATCGCCCTCAAGGCCCTCGCGGCCAAGGGCTGA